The following proteins are encoded in a genomic region of Salminus brasiliensis chromosome 17, fSalBra1.hap2, whole genome shotgun sequence:
- the tm6sf2b gene encoding transmembrane 6 superfamily member 2b: MVQEICVFLFSFTALGVLQIMNTVPAFQEPTVIMQTGLGVLLVVFLLIYLATRYNPPKDLLFYVFAEFSFTCVIDIVSALEYDGFISGYMDFYQKVGEPYLGSAYAIMMCYWDGIVHFIMYLVLIRRMSGRKPYRNLGLFWAGSLLANMSVFLVGIVVGKYGSDIYPAFWINMPFLLLPIWGAIHLFQKPRELLVVAASKAEREQKKALIWRPLDLLLVIYLLGIMAFTLFRGLAVLDCPMEVFTTYVNQYEPYLKDPAGFPKVMMLLLLFHALPLLGSFVYGLITPGCTWMLDWTVYVAGAILQTHWCHIGASLHPRTAEAYRTPESTLLPVLLLNLLYAVGPLLLALRCTGDPAYFLSTAPVGQANNEKKWS; encoded by the exons ATGGTGCAGGAAATTTGcgttttcttattttctttcaCAGCCCTTGGTGTGCTTCAAATCATGAACACGGTTCCAGCATTTCAAGA GCCTACAGTCATCATGCAGACTGGACTTGGTGTCTTACTGGTCGTTTTCCTCCTCATCTACCTCGCCACCCGCTACAATCCACCAAAGGATCTTTTGTTCTATG TGTTCGCAGAGTTTTCCTTCACCTGTGTCATCGACATCGTAAGCGCTCTGGAATACGACGGCTTTATCTCGGGATACATGGACTTCTACCAGAAGGTG GGGGAGCCATACCTCGGGTCAGCATATGCCATCATGATGTGTTACTGGGATGGGATAGTGCACTTCATCATGTACCTGGTGTTGATCCGCCGCATGTCCGGCAG GAAGCCTTACCGCAATCTGGGCCTCTTCTGGGCTGGATCACTGTTAGCCaacatgtctgtgtttttggtGGGGATAGTTGTTG GTAAATATGGCTCAGACATCTATCCTGCCTTCTGGATCAACATGCCCTTCTTATTGCTGCCTATATGGGGAGCCATACACCTGTTCCAGAAACCCAGGGAGCTGCTAGTTGTTGCTGCATCTAAG GCAGAACGTGAACAAAAGAAAGCTCTGATCTGGCGTCCTCTGGACCTTCTGCTCGTGATCTACCTTCTGGGCATCATGGCCTTCACACTTTTCAGAGGACTG GCAGTTCTGGATTGCCCAATGGAAGTCTTCACAACGTATGTGAATCAGTATGAGCCATATTTGAAGGATCCCGCGGGCTTCCCCAAGGTTATG atgctgctgctgctgttccacgCCCTGCCCCTGCTGGGCTCCTTTGTGTACGGACTGATAACACCCGGCTGCACCTGGATGCTGGACTGGACCGTGTACGTCGCTGGTGCCATATTACAG ACCCACTGGTGTCACATTGGAGCCAGTCTGCACCCACGCACAGCCGAGGCGTACCGCACGCCGGAGTCGACCCTGCTGCCTGTGCTCCTCCTTAACCTGCTGTACGCTGTGGGACCGCTGCTGCTGGCCCTGCGATGCACAGGGGACCCGGCCTACTTCCTGTCCACTGCACCTGTGGGTCAGGCTAACAATGAGAAGAAGTGGAGTTAA